TCGCCATTAAGGACTACGCCATCTACATGTTCGACTTCGGCGCCCCGGTCGGCTTCCGCATCGCCCTCGAGCATGACCAGCGGGTGGCGGCGATCATCACCCAAAACGCCAACGCCTACACCGACGGCTTCGGACCCGGCGTCGCCGCGCTCGCCAACTGGTGGGAAGACCGCGACGCCGGCCAGCCCGCCGTCGACGAGTTCGTCAGCCTGCCCGGCACCCAGATGCAATGGCAGGCCGGTGCCCGCGATCCCGAGCACATCGACCCCGCACACGCCTTTGACGACCAGCGCGTGTTGGACCTGCCCGGGCGTGCCGACTACATTAGTGCGCCCAAGCGTGGGACTACCAGAACAACCCGCCCCGCTACCCCCACTGGCAGGCCTGGCTGCGGGAACGCCAACCCGCCTTGCTTGCGATCTGGGGCAAACGACCCGTTCTTCATCCTTCGCCGGCGCCCAGGCCTATAAAACGACGCCCGACGCG
The nucleotide sequence above comes from Mycobacterium kiyosense. Encoded proteins:
- a CDS encoding hypothetical protein (frameshifted, deletion at around 1909630,1909510), which translates into the protein MLLPGYPSSTRAYVRLIDRLAEQWHTVAIDYPGFGQSDPLPQSPTFDRLAEVTGKTIDALAIKDYAIYMFDFGAPVGFRIALEHDQRVAAIITQNANAYTDGFGPGVAALANWWEDRDAGQPAVDEFVSLPGTQMQWQAGARDPEHIDPAHAFDDQRVLDLPGRADYISAPKRGTTRTTRPATPTGRPGCGNANPPCLRSGANDPFFILRRRPGL